A region from the Rheinheimera mangrovi genome encodes:
- a CDS encoding bi-domain-containing oxidoreductase, producing the protein MKQILQDLAKGATTVVQAPTPSVSSGHLLINTTCSLISAGTERMLVDFGKASLIDKARQQPEKVKMVLEKVQTDGLLTTIDAVRSKLGQPLPLGYCNVGVVEAVGKGAEQFKPGDRVLSNGPHADVARVPKNLCAIIPHNVSDEAAAFTVVASIGLQGIRLAEPTLGESVVVTGVGLIGLLTVQLLRAQGCRVLAIDFDQRKLELAKQFGAEICNPGAGEDPVAAGMAFSRGHGVDAVIITASTKSNDPITQAARMSRKRGRIVLVGVTGLELNRADFYEKELSFQVSCSYGPGRYEPDYEQKGLDYPLPFVRWTEQRNFEAVLDMLSAGALDVEALITHRFIFENAAEAYSVLTDDKAALGILLKYPSEFNERHIRSVSLLQTSFTADKPTLGFVGAGNYASRVLIPAFKAAGAQLHTISTSGGINSVIHGEKAGFANASTDTQALLENPQINTAVIVTQHNSHAYFTEQALKHGKHVFVEKPLAIDKEELAKVEAAYRQTEGKQLLMLGFNRRFSPQIQKMKSLLNAVKEPKSFIMTMNAGAIPEDHWTQDNSVGGGRIIGEACHFIDLMRYLAGSEIISVQARRMGDNSHQSITEDKAAIILGFADGSFGTIHYFANGSSSFPKERVEVFTAGRVLQLDNFLKLKGFGWPGFSKMNLWRQDKGQVACCQAFLAAINEGKECPIPADEVFEVARVSIEIAEQLRIQQG; encoded by the coding sequence ATGAAGCAAATTCTCCAAGACCTTGCCAAAGGTGCTACCACTGTCGTTCAGGCACCTACGCCTTCTGTGAGTTCCGGGCACCTGCTGATTAATACTACATGCAGTCTGATTTCTGCAGGTACGGAGCGTATGCTAGTCGATTTTGGCAAGGCGTCTTTAATTGACAAAGCCAGACAGCAACCTGAAAAAGTAAAAATGGTGCTTGAAAAGGTTCAAACGGATGGTTTGTTAACCACTATAGATGCTGTGCGCTCAAAGCTGGGGCAGCCACTTCCTTTAGGTTATTGCAACGTTGGTGTTGTTGAGGCTGTTGGTAAAGGGGCAGAGCAGTTTAAGCCTGGTGACCGTGTGCTTTCTAATGGACCGCATGCAGATGTAGCACGAGTGCCAAAAAATTTATGCGCCATAATCCCGCATAACGTTAGTGACGAAGCTGCTGCCTTTACTGTAGTGGCCAGCATCGGCTTACAAGGTATACGTTTAGCTGAACCAACCTTAGGTGAATCTGTAGTAGTTACAGGCGTAGGCTTAATTGGTTTATTAACAGTACAGTTGTTACGCGCCCAGGGTTGTCGGGTACTGGCTATAGATTTTGATCAACGTAAACTTGAACTTGCCAAACAATTTGGTGCAGAAATCTGTAACCCTGGAGCTGGTGAAGACCCGGTCGCAGCTGGTATGGCATTTAGCCGAGGTCATGGTGTTGATGCTGTTATTATTACGGCGTCTACTAAATCGAATGATCCTATAACCCAAGCTGCCCGAATGAGCCGTAAACGTGGCCGTATTGTGTTAGTTGGTGTAACAGGCCTTGAATTAAATCGTGCAGATTTTTATGAAAAAGAATTAAGCTTTCAGGTTTCTTGCTCTTACGGCCCAGGCCGCTACGAACCAGATTATGAGCAAAAAGGTCTGGATTACCCACTGCCTTTTGTGCGCTGGACTGAACAACGTAACTTTGAGGCTGTGCTTGATATGTTGTCTGCAGGCGCACTTGATGTAGAAGCCTTGATTACACACCGTTTCATATTTGAAAATGCTGCAGAAGCTTATTCGGTTTTAACAGACGATAAAGCTGCACTGGGTATTTTATTAAAGTACCCAAGCGAATTTAATGAACGGCACATCCGTTCTGTAAGCTTATTACAGACTTCATTTACAGCTGATAAGCCGACTTTAGGCTTTGTTGGCGCTGGAAATTACGCTTCCAGAGTGTTGATCCCTGCGTTTAAAGCTGCAGGCGCTCAGCTGCATACTATTAGCACCTCAGGGGGGATTAATAGTGTTATCCATGGCGAAAAAGCGGGGTTTGCGAACGCATCTACTGATACACAAGCTCTGCTGGAAAACCCGCAAATAAACACTGCAGTTATTGTTACTCAACATAACAGTCATGCTTATTTCACAGAACAAGCTTTAAAACATGGCAAACATGTATTTGTAGAAAAGCCGCTGGCTATCGACAAAGAAGAATTGGCGAAAGTAGAAGCTGCGTATCGTCAAACCGAAGGCAAGCAGTTGTTGATGCTTGGTTTTAACCGTCGTTTTTCTCCGCAAATACAAAAGATGAAGTCGTTGCTCAATGCAGTGAAAGAACCTAAGTCTTTTATTATGACCATGAACGCAGGCGCCATTCCTGAAGATCACTGGACTCAGGATAATTCGGTGGGTGGTGGTCGAATCATAGGTGAAGCTTGCCACTTCATCGACTTAATGCGTTATCTGGCAGGCTCAGAAATTATATCTGTTCAGGCTCGACGTATGGGAGACAATTCACACCAGTCTATAACTGAAGACAAAGCCGCCATTATTTTAGGTTTCGCAGATGGGTCTTTTGGTACCATCCATTACTTTGCAAATGGATCATCAAGCTTTCCGAAAGAAAGGGTTGAAGTGTTCACTGCTGGACGGGTGTTGCAATTAGATAATTTCCTGAAACTAAAAGGTTTCGGTTGGCCTGGTTTCTCGAAAATGAATTTGTGGCGTCAGGACAAAGGGCAAGTCGCTTGTTGTCAGGCCTTTTTAGCTGCTATTAATGAAGGCAAAGAGTGCCCAATTCCAGCTGATGAAGTGTTTGAAGTGGCAAGAGTTTCTATTGAAATAGCAGAGCAATTAAGAATACAACAGGGCTAA
- a CDS encoding alginate lyase family protein: MNWIKWYKRAKLNKPEIIRSIDLQAKALSKQLEYHILGNHLFANGKALVFSGCFLKGIAADKYLDSGLKILDREIPEQFLKDGGHFELSPMYHCILLWDLLELLHLAQLSGNTKLNTRVEPWSDIARKGLIWLKTMLHPDGEVSFFNDSAIGIAATPQQIFAYAQSLGLFVSESVPEPLHTLSESGYSKISMPDHSLIFDHAQVGPDYLPGHAHADSLSFEWSLGLQRVFVNSGTSIYGVSAERLRQRQTAAHNTVVVNGVDSSEVWSGFRVARRAKATLENSSVSDEMVTITASHDGYCRLSDKVVHRRSVSMMPNQLQVKDTLIGRYHSAVAHFHLHPNITAVQKDDTNIMLTLPKGQVVQFKSAFCCRIIKTTWHPRFGQSVPSLKIEVQFKENELATSVTLVKV, encoded by the coding sequence GTGAATTGGATCAAGTGGTATAAAAGGGCAAAACTGAATAAGCCCGAAATTATTCGTAGTATAGATCTTCAAGCAAAAGCCCTGAGCAAACAGCTTGAATATCATATTTTAGGAAATCACTTGTTTGCCAACGGCAAAGCACTGGTATTCTCCGGTTGTTTCCTTAAAGGGATTGCTGCCGATAAATACCTTGATTCTGGATTAAAGATCCTTGATCGCGAAATACCAGAGCAGTTTCTGAAAGACGGTGGGCATTTTGAGCTTAGCCCTATGTATCATTGTATTTTACTTTGGGATTTACTGGAGTTGCTACATTTAGCTCAGTTGTCCGGAAATACTAAGTTGAATACAAGGGTAGAGCCTTGGTCAGATATTGCACGAAAGGGTTTGATCTGGCTTAAAACAATGCTTCATCCGGACGGCGAGGTTAGTTTTTTTAACGACAGTGCCATAGGTATAGCTGCTACACCGCAGCAAATATTTGCTTATGCACAATCACTAGGGCTCTTTGTTAGCGAATCTGTACCAGAGCCCCTGCACACTTTATCTGAGAGCGGCTATAGCAAAATTAGTATGCCTGATCACAGCTTGATTTTTGATCACGCTCAGGTTGGGCCTGATTATTTGCCGGGTCATGCACATGCGGATAGCTTAAGTTTCGAATGGTCGTTGGGTTTACAGCGTGTATTTGTCAATTCGGGAACATCGATTTATGGTGTCAGTGCCGAACGTTTAAGGCAACGCCAAACCGCTGCACACAATACTGTTGTTGTGAATGGAGTCGATTCTTCTGAAGTTTGGAGTGGTTTTAGGGTTGCGCGCCGTGCTAAAGCTACTTTGGAGAACAGCAGTGTTTCAGATGAGATGGTGACTATTACGGCATCTCATGACGGATATTGCAGATTGTCTGACAAAGTAGTGCACAGACGCTCAGTGTCTATGATGCCAAACCAACTTCAGGTTAAAGATACTCTGATCGGACGTTACCACAGTGCGGTAGCTCACTTTCATTTGCATCCGAACATCACTGCAGTACAAAAAGACGATACGAATATCATGTTAACTTTACCAAAAGGTCAGGTCGTTCAATTTAAATCCGCCTTTTGCTGCCGGATCATAAAAACCACCTGGCATCCTCGTTTTGGTCAGTCCGTGCCTTCTTTAAAAATTGAAGTTCAGTTTAAAGAGAATGAGTTGGCTACCTCTGTAACATTAGTGAAGGTATAA
- a CDS encoding glycosyltransferase family 4 protein, with protein sequence MKILVLSFYYQPDLCAGSFRCTALVEQLKQQKDVELEVITTLPNRYASFSAQAPGHEVTDGVEIHRIALPSHKSGMLDQIKAFTAFYRQALKISKDKKYDLVFATSSRLFTAFLGARIASAKKLPLYLDIRDIFVDTIKDVLPAKITWLAKPIFSWIESYAFGRAKRINLVSKGFADYFSSRYPKAEYRWFTNGIDNEFLAVAPQSSVVSEVSGPVTVLYAGNMGEGQGLHTILPALAKRLEGKARFRVIGDGGRKAVLQQHLKDIPNVELLPPVSRNELIREYQIADILFLHLNDYPAFRKVLPSKIFEYAALGKPVWAGVSGYAADFLKEEVSNSSVFYPGNDEEAYRSFDTLELGVSPRTEFITKFSRRQIMAEMAKDIVSLVRHDD encoded by the coding sequence TTGAAAATTCTTGTGTTGTCGTTTTATTATCAGCCTGATTTATGTGCGGGTTCATTCCGTTGCACTGCATTAGTTGAACAATTGAAGCAGCAAAAAGATGTGGAACTGGAAGTGATTACCACGTTGCCAAATCGTTACGCATCTTTTTCTGCTCAGGCACCAGGACATGAAGTAACAGACGGAGTTGAAATACATCGTATTGCTTTACCTTCGCATAAAAGTGGCATGCTGGATCAGATCAAAGCTTTTACTGCTTTTTACAGGCAAGCTTTAAAGATTTCCAAAGATAAAAAGTATGATTTGGTATTTGCAACTTCATCCAGATTATTTACCGCATTTCTTGGCGCACGCATAGCCTCTGCTAAGAAGTTGCCTTTGTATCTGGATATCAGAGATATCTTTGTTGATACCATTAAAGACGTATTACCGGCTAAAATTACTTGGCTGGCAAAACCGATATTTTCCTGGATTGAGTCTTACGCTTTTGGCCGTGCTAAACGTATTAATTTAGTTTCCAAAGGTTTTGCCGACTATTTTTCCAGTCGTTATCCTAAGGCTGAATACCGCTGGTTTACCAATGGTATTGATAATGAATTTCTGGCTGTTGCTCCACAATCTTCGGTGGTTTCTGAAGTTTCAGGTCCGGTGACTGTGCTTTATGCTGGTAATATGGGCGAAGGGCAGGGGTTACACACTATACTGCCTGCATTAGCAAAACGTCTGGAAGGAAAAGCCAGGTTCAGAGTCATTGGAGATGGTGGGCGCAAGGCAGTTCTCCAGCAGCATCTGAAGGATATTCCTAACGTTGAATTATTGCCCCCTGTCAGTCGTAATGAATTGATTCGTGAATATCAAATCGCTGATATTTTATTTTTACATTTAAATGACTATCCTGCTTTTCGTAAAGTGTTGCCATCAAAGATTTTTGAGTATGCTGCTTTAGGTAAGCCTGTGTGGGCTGGCGTTTCTGGTTATGCTGCTGACTTTCTGAAAGAAGAAGTAAGTAACTCCTCTGTCTTTTATCCTGGGAATGACGAAGAAGCCTATCGCTCTTTTGATACTTTGGAATTAGGGGTAAGTCCAAGAACAGAATTTATTACCAAGTTCTCCCGCCGGCAAATTATGGCTGAAATGGCTAAGGACATAGTGAGTTTGGTGAGGCATGATGATTAA
- a CDS encoding UDP-glucose 4-epimerase family protein, protein MMINKTILLTGATGFVGKALVSALHTKELRLLSRKDPQQTQGIFCQAEIDSSADYSAYLHNVDVVIHTAARVHVMDESSSDPLSAFREVNTAGTANLARQAAASGVKRFIFVSSVKVNGESTTNKKPFRYDDIPAPEDAYGLSKKEAEEELWEICNGTQMELVIIRPPLVYGPGVKANFAAMMKLAQKNLPLPFGSIHNKRSLVALDNLVDLILTCVSHPKAANQTFLVSDDEDLSTTELLEKMTRAAGKKPWLLPFPVSLMIGVAVILKRKAITDRLFGTLQVDIQHTKDTLSWKPILNVDQALKACLHLSVLKAKKN, encoded by the coding sequence ATGATGATTAATAAAACAATACTCCTTACTGGGGCTACTGGCTTTGTAGGCAAGGCTCTGGTGTCAGCTCTGCACACCAAAGAGCTTCGTTTGTTGAGCCGCAAAGATCCACAGCAGACTCAAGGTATATTTTGCCAGGCAGAGATAGACAGCTCTGCAGATTATTCAGCTTACCTGCACAATGTTGATGTTGTTATTCATACCGCGGCTCGCGTTCATGTGATGGATGAAAGCAGCAGTGATCCTTTAAGTGCTTTTAGGGAAGTGAATACAGCGGGCACAGCTAATCTTGCGAGACAAGCTGCGGCGTCAGGAGTGAAACGATTTATTTTTGTCAGCTCCGTGAAAGTAAATGGCGAAAGCACGACAAACAAAAAGCCGTTTCGCTATGACGACATCCCTGCACCGGAAGACGCTTATGGTTTGTCGAAAAAAGAGGCAGAAGAAGAGCTTTGGGAAATTTGCAATGGAACTCAGATGGAGTTGGTGATTATCAGACCTCCTTTAGTTTATGGTCCGGGAGTAAAAGCAAATTTTGCCGCTATGATGAAATTGGCACAAAAGAACCTTCCTCTTCCTTTTGGCTCAATTCATAATAAGCGTAGTTTGGTGGCTTTAGATAATCTGGTTGATTTAATACTGACCTGTGTTTCACACCCTAAGGCGGCTAATCAGACGTTTCTTGTGAGCGATGACGAAGATCTGTCCACTACCGAATTGCTCGAAAAAATGACTCGTGCCGCTGGAAAAAAGCCTTGGCTGTTGCCTTTTCCTGTTTCTTTGATGATAGGGGTTGCAGTAATTCTTAAAAGAAAGGCGATAACAGATCGTTTATTTGGAACGCTGCAGGTTGATATTCAGCACACCAAAGATACGCTGAGCTGGAAGCCTATACTTAACGTGGACCAAGCTTTGAAAGCTTGCCTGCATCTGTCCGTTTTGAAAGCGAAAAAAAACTAA
- a CDS encoding sugar transferase, with translation MLIRVFDICFSFLGLLFGFPILLLLTVIGLFDTGSPIFRQERVGRHKKPFTLVKFRTMRPDTASVASHLASAVAITPFGGFLRKTKLDELPQLWNVLKGEMSLVGPRPCLFNQDELIAEREQRGVFNFRPGITGLAQVNEIDMSTPVLLAETDQKMLSNLSLKDYFKYIFMTVAGNGSGDRVKR, from the coding sequence ATGCTCATTCGTGTTTTTGATATCTGTTTTTCTTTTTTAGGCTTGCTGTTTGGTTTTCCCATTCTGCTGTTGTTAACTGTTATTGGCTTGTTTGATACGGGTTCACCGATCTTCCGACAGGAGCGGGTGGGGCGCCATAAAAAGCCTTTTACACTGGTGAAGTTCCGTACTATGAGGCCTGATACTGCTTCTGTCGCCAGCCATTTAGCCAGTGCTGTCGCCATAACACCTTTTGGTGGCTTTTTACGGAAAACCAAGCTGGATGAATTGCCACAGTTATGGAATGTGTTAAAAGGGGAAATGAGTTTGGTCGGGCCGCGGCCTTGTTTGTTTAATCAGGACGAGTTAATTGCGGAACGTGAGCAACGTGGTGTTTTTAATTTCCGCCCTGGCATCACCGGTTTAGCGCAGGTCAATGAAATTGATATGTCCACGCCTGTGTTATTGGCTGAAACTGATCAGAAAATGTTATCTAACTTGTCATTGAAAGATTATTTTAAGTACATCTTTATGACAGTTGCAGGCAATGGTTCAGGAGACAGAGTTAAAAGATAA
- a CDS encoding polysaccharide biosynthesis protein, with translation MGKFSSKFLFRCLTPLMTLSRPLKHFVSLIVDSLVLFIAWGGAYYLRYDHFSLFEDNNFVLSFGVVLIITLIVLNGLGLYRAVVRYMGLRTMLSIAFGTAISAFFLHLAIQANAVLYSASVILNYVFFSFSGIAGIRILLREIVLAGSRDAHHKVLIYGAGASGRQLLLALANSVEFRAVAFIDDDPSFHGVMIRDVKVHAPDCIEDVIKKYGISRILLAVPSASRGTRAKLIERLEPLGLPVLTIPGMTDLVDGKMKIDELQDVKIEDLLGRDAVTPVQSLLTANITGKVVMVTGAGGSIGSELCRQIIMQAPAKLVLFEASEFALYEIDKELNGTIAAMQLDVQLLPVLGSVVDQQRLQRMMESYKVQTVYHAAAYKHVPLVEFNVIEGLRNNLFGTWHTAEAAIAAGVETFVLISTDKAVRPTNVMGTTKRLAELTLQALAKRQQSTRFCMVRFGNVLGSSGSVVPLFRKQIKKGGPITLTHEDITRYFMTIPEAAQLVIQAGSMGEGGDVFVLDMGEPVRIYDLARKMVHLMGLELKNKQNPNGDIEIKITGLRPGEKLYEELLIGDDEKPTRHPRIKAANEVYLSWTDMQALLSELSEASINYDLEKIRALMLSAPTGFNPTDGICDLWWQVNQRI, from the coding sequence TTGGGTAAATTTTCTTCTAAGTTTTTGTTTCGGTGCTTAACTCCGCTGATGACTCTATCTCGACCACTCAAGCATTTTGTTTCTTTAATTGTAGATAGTCTTGTTTTGTTTATTGCGTGGGGAGGTGCATATTATCTTCGTTATGACCATTTCTCACTATTTGAAGACAATAATTTTGTGCTTAGCTTTGGAGTGGTATTAATTATTACTCTGATCGTTCTTAACGGCCTTGGTTTGTACAGGGCAGTGGTGCGTTACATGGGGTTGCGAACCATGTTATCTATAGCATTTGGTACTGCTATATCTGCCTTTTTCCTTCATTTGGCTATTCAAGCAAATGCAGTGCTCTACAGTGCATCGGTTATTTTAAATTACGTATTTTTTTCATTTTCGGGCATTGCAGGTATCCGAATTTTGCTAAGGGAGATTGTATTAGCTGGCAGCCGCGACGCGCATCACAAAGTATTAATTTATGGCGCTGGTGCCAGCGGCAGACAATTGTTGCTGGCGTTGGCCAATAGTGTTGAATTTCGTGCAGTCGCTTTTATTGATGATGACCCTTCTTTTCATGGCGTAATGATTCGGGATGTGAAGGTGCACGCACCGGATTGCATCGAAGATGTGATTAAAAAGTACGGTATCAGTCGCATTCTACTTGCTGTGCCTTCGGCAAGTCGCGGCACAAGAGCAAAACTTATAGAACGCCTTGAACCGCTGGGCCTACCTGTGTTGACTATTCCTGGTATGACGGATTTGGTCGACGGCAAAATGAAAATTGATGAGCTGCAGGACGTTAAAATTGAGGACCTGCTTGGCAGGGACGCGGTTACGCCCGTTCAATCTTTATTAACAGCCAATATTACTGGCAAAGTAGTTATGGTAACAGGTGCTGGTGGCTCCATAGGCTCTGAGTTATGCCGGCAAATTATTATGCAGGCGCCAGCTAAGCTGGTGTTATTTGAAGCTTCCGAGTTCGCGTTGTATGAAATAGATAAAGAACTAAATGGCACAATTGCTGCGATGCAATTGGATGTTCAGTTGCTTCCGGTTCTGGGTTCTGTAGTTGATCAGCAGCGTCTACAGCGCATGATGGAAAGTTATAAAGTGCAAACGGTTTATCATGCCGCAGCCTATAAACATGTGCCTTTGGTTGAATTTAATGTGATAGAAGGTTTGCGAAATAATTTGTTTGGCACCTGGCATACGGCTGAAGCAGCAATAGCTGCTGGGGTTGAAACCTTTGTGCTGATCTCAACCGATAAAGCGGTGCGCCCAACCAATGTGATGGGAACGACCAAACGTTTGGCAGAACTTACATTACAGGCTTTAGCAAAAAGGCAGCAAAGCACCCGTTTTTGCATGGTCAGGTTTGGTAATGTTCTAGGTTCATCTGGTTCAGTTGTACCTTTATTTCGAAAGCAGATTAAAAAGGGGGGGCCTATCACACTGACTCATGAAGACATTACCCGCTACTTTATGACTATTCCTGAAGCGGCGCAGTTGGTTATTCAGGCCGGTTCTATGGGAGAGGGCGGTGATGTTTTTGTTCTGGATATGGGCGAACCTGTTAGAATTTATGATTTAGCCAGAAAGATGGTGCACTTGATGGGGTTGGAGCTGAAAAATAAACAAAACCCTAATGGTGATATAGAAATCAAGATTACCGGCTTGAGGCCAGGTGAGAAGTTATATGAAGAGCTGTTGATTGGTGATGATGAAAAACCGACTCGCCATCCACGGATTAAAGCTGCAAATGAGGTTTACTTGAGTTGGACCGACATGCAGGCCTTGCTAAGTGAGCTAAGTGAAGCCTCTATTAATTATGATTTAGAAAAAATCAGGGCTTTAATGCTCAGTGCCCCCACAGGCTTTAACCCAACCGACGGAATTTGCGATTTATGGTGGCAAGTTAATCAAAGAATTTGA
- a CDS encoding polysaccharide biosynthesis protein, producing MSLPRNIKRGISLSADAVFLISALCAAFWLSGILDPLAFILSYSFGLLVWLGFSLAVFSSLGLYRAILRYMAPQAVATVGYGVFASSAGVIALCWFLPAADTFRLVLCFAILALIFVGGSRWLFRSALQMHRHKAKSRVLIYGAGCSGRQLLYALQSGDDYRPVVFVDDNIELQKTTVCGLSVLPSELLAKAIERYRVDRVLLAMPSAGRGRKRELLEGLSKLPVPVQSIPGMVDLVAGHMKIDDLQDIRIEDLLGREVIEPEQHLLQANIRHKVVMVTGAGGSIGAELCRQIIRCKPTVLVLFDVSEFALYSIERELNALKRRYGYQCSLKPVIGSVQQQKLLEQVMLGFQVQTVYHAAAYKHVPLVEYNMVEGVRNNVFGTWACAEAAIAAKVESFVLISTDKAVRPTNVMGASKRMAELVLQGLASRQTVTRMSMVRFGNVLGSSGSVVPLFAQQIKSGGPVTLTHKEITRFFMTIPEASQLVIQAGAMAKGGEVFVLDMGEPVRIYDLAKRMIHLAGLKLKDKTNPSGDIEIQITGLRPGEKLYEELLIGDNESPTEHVRIRAAKEQFLSWPATMLVLNSLDVACQSFDQQMLRQILLDAPTGFAPNSEICDLLFVGSHASDVVKKELVH from the coding sequence ATGTCGCTACCCCGGAATATAAAGCGCGGGATTTCTCTTAGTGCAGATGCAGTGTTTCTGATAAGTGCATTATGCGCAGCCTTTTGGCTTAGCGGCATTTTAGACCCTCTTGCTTTTATCCTATCTTATAGTTTTGGGCTGTTAGTATGGCTTGGTTTTAGTCTGGCAGTTTTTTCTTCTTTAGGTTTGTACAGGGCCATTTTGCGTTATATGGCTCCTCAGGCCGTCGCTACTGTAGGTTATGGTGTTTTTGCCAGTTCAGCCGGAGTTATTGCCTTATGTTGGTTCTTACCTGCAGCTGATACTTTTCGCTTAGTGCTCTGCTTCGCTATTTTGGCTTTGATTTTTGTAGGCGGAAGCCGTTGGTTGTTTCGAAGTGCACTGCAAATGCACAGGCACAAAGCTAAAAGCCGAGTATTGATATATGGGGCAGGCTGTTCTGGTCGCCAGCTACTTTATGCGCTGCAAAGCGGTGATGACTACAGGCCTGTGGTTTTTGTTGACGACAACATTGAACTTCAAAAAACAACAGTCTGTGGATTAAGTGTTTTACCTTCTGAACTGCTTGCAAAAGCCATTGAACGTTATCGAGTAGACCGGGTTTTATTAGCTATGCCTTCGGCTGGGCGTGGCCGCAAGCGCGAATTGCTTGAAGGCTTATCTAAGTTGCCTGTACCAGTTCAGAGTATCCCTGGAATGGTGGATTTAGTGGCAGGTCATATGAAAATTGATGATTTGCAGGATATTCGTATTGAAGATTTACTGGGACGAGAAGTTATAGAGCCTGAACAGCATTTATTACAGGCAAATATCAGGCATAAAGTAGTGATGGTTACGGGAGCTGGTGGATCTATTGGCGCTGAGTTATGTCGTCAAATTATTCGCTGTAAGCCCACTGTTTTGGTGTTGTTCGATGTGTCAGAGTTTGCGTTGTATTCAATTGAGCGTGAGCTAAATGCGTTAAAACGTCGTTACGGTTATCAGTGTAGTCTAAAACCTGTGATTGGCTCAGTGCAGCAGCAAAAGTTACTTGAACAGGTGATGTTAGGGTTTCAGGTCCAGACGGTTTATCACGCAGCGGCATACAAGCACGTACCTTTAGTTGAATACAATATGGTGGAAGGTGTTAGAAATAACGTCTTTGGTACCTGGGCATGTGCTGAGGCGGCGATTGCGGCCAAAGTGGAGAGTTTTGTGCTGATATCCACAGATAAAGCTGTTCGCCCTACCAATGTGATGGGAGCCAGCAAACGTATGGCCGAATTGGTATTGCAAGGGTTGGCGAGCCGACAGACAGTTACCCGTATGTCTATGGTACGCTTTGGTAATGTATTGGGTTCGTCCGGATCTGTGGTGCCGCTTTTTGCGCAGCAAATAAAGTCGGGCGGCCCAGTTACTTTAACGCATAAAGAAATCACCCGTTTTTTTATGACCATTCCAGAAGCATCTCAGTTAGTCATACAGGCTGGCGCTATGGCAAAAGGTGGCGAAGTTTTTGTATTGGATATGGGCGAGCCTGTTCGAATTTATGATTTGGCGAAACGTATGATCCATTTGGCTGGTTTGAAACTGAAAGACAAAACGAATCCGAGTGGCGATATTGAAATTCAGATTACAGGGCTAAGGCCTGGTGAAAAATTATACGAAGAATTGTTAATTGGTGATAATGAAAGCCCGACTGAGCATGTCCGAATTCGAGCGGCAAAAGAACAGTTTTTATCCTGGCCAGCTACAATGTTAGTGCTTAACAGCCTGGATGTGGCCTGCCAGAGCTTTGACCAACAAATGCTCAGGCAAATATTACTTGATGCACCAACAGGCTTCGCGCCCAACAGTGAAATTTGTGATTTACTCTTTGTCGGCAGCCACGCCAGTGACGTAGTAAAGAAGGAGCTGGTGCATTAG
- a CDS encoding YjbF family lipoprotein: MRNLALPFIFFALATLFGCSSTFHTYTQTLELAFNQGDGASLTKAELASRESDVLYAKVGTLPNAVLVLAYLEHGQYKWVSADEALLVLEKGRLVKTTGFENNLLYISNKELDPLKQPMTKIQVGQSWQAKTDWSGKAETGHLLRYEIIETEISSIELLDYSFQTKLVTELVTFPNGQTAINQFWFDLKSGWLLKSRQNIAPFWPEVELIHVSSAGRLLGVIKKGSLR; this comes from the coding sequence ATGCGCAACTTAGCCCTGCCTTTTATTTTTTTTGCTTTGGCAACCCTTTTTGGCTGTTCCAGCACTTTTCACACTTATACCCAGACCTTAGAGCTGGCTTTTAATCAAGGTGATGGCGCCAGTTTAACTAAAGCCGAGCTTGCTAGCCGGGAAAGTGACGTTTTATATGCCAAAGTAGGAACGCTACCTAATGCAGTTCTTGTTTTAGCTTATCTGGAACATGGTCAGTACAAATGGGTGTCGGCTGATGAAGCCTTGTTGGTGCTTGAAAAAGGCCGCTTAGTGAAGACAACGGGATTTGAAAATAACCTGCTGTATATCTCTAACAAAGAGTTGGATCCACTGAAACAACCCATGACAAAAATTCAGGTTGGACAGAGCTGGCAAGCCAAAACTGACTGGTCTGGAAAAGCAGAAACAGGGCATTTGCTACGTTATGAAATCATTGAAACAGAAATATCTTCTATCGAGCTATTGGACTATAGCTTTCAAACCAAACTGGTTACTGAACTCGTTACATTTCCAAACGGACAGACTGCAATTAATCAGTTTTGGTTTGATTTAAAAAGTGGTTGGTTATTAAAAAGCCGTCAAAACATTGCTCCATTTTGGCCGGAAGTTGAGCTGATTCATGTCAGCAGCGCTGGACGTTTGTTAGGCGTGATTAAAAAAGGGAGTTTAAGATGA